A single window of Caldicellulosiruptor bescii DSM 6725 DNA harbors:
- the pgsA gene encoding CDP-diacylglycerol--glycerol-3-phosphate 3-phosphatidyltransferase encodes MNIANILTTVRILLIPAFMFFLLYSSIPYSKVVAAAVFIVAAITDSLDGYIARSRKIVTNFGKFLDPLADKLLITAALVCLVELRKISSWVAMIIIGREFVVTGLRMVAAAEGVVISANVWGKLKTISQIVAVVLLLLDNYPFVLLGFPLDKIMLYVAVILTIYSGFDYIKANWKVIDFTKK; translated from the coding sequence ATGAATATCGCCAATATTTTAACAACTGTGAGAATATTGTTGATACCTGCATTTATGTTCTTCTTGCTTTACAGTAGTATTCCATATTCAAAGGTGGTAGCAGCGGCTGTATTTATAGTTGCTGCAATTACTGATAGCTTAGATGGATATATTGCAAGGTCAAGAAAAATTGTAACAAATTTTGGTAAATTCTTGGACCCTCTTGCAGACAAGTTGTTGATAACCGCAGCACTTGTGTGTTTAGTGGAGCTGCGAAAAATTTCGTCTTGGGTTGCCATGATTATAATTGGAAGAGAATTTGTGGTAACTGGCCTTAGGATGGTTGCAGCGGCTGAAGGTGTAGTTATTTCTGCAAATGTGTGGGGAAAACTGAAAACAATAAGCCAGATTGTGGCAGTTGTGCTTCTTTTGCTTGACAACTATCCTTTTGTTCTTCTGGGGTTTCCTCTTGATAAGATAATGTTGTACGTGGCAGTAATACTTACAATTTATTCAGGTTTTGATTATATAAAAGCAAACTGGAAAGTGATAGATTTTACAAAAAAGTGA
- the rimO gene encoding 30S ribosomal protein S12 methylthiotransferase RimO, whose product MIKVGFVSLGCNKNLVDSEIMMGACVKAGFEITSNAEDADVIVVNTCGFINDAKQESIDTILDMAEYKSKKCKFLIVTGCLTQRYKDEILEQMPEIDAILGVKEMLKLPEVIKDLYEGKQKIKVFDDTSSFVYLSSMPRVIATPSYYAYIKIAEGCNNRCSYCSIPLIRGKYTSRPIEDIVKEAKELAEKGYQEIVLTAQDTTKYGLDLYGKKMLHALLEELEKIEKIKWIRFLYSYPEDVDESLIEVVKSSSKIVNYFDIPIQHINDRILKLMNRKTTKEGIKRLIEKIRRSFDEVIIRTTVLVGFPTETDEEFEELCSFLKWAEFDRLGAFMYSQEEGTLASQLPQVDDEVRQRRYEKVLNIQRKISKRQNKKRVGREYEVVIEAKDKNNFYIGRSQFEAPEVDGKVLVFSQKKLTAGKFVKVKILDAFEYDLVGEII is encoded by the coding sequence TTGATAAAGGTTGGATTTGTCTCACTGGGATGTAATAAAAACCTTGTTGACAGTGAAATAATGATGGGCGCATGTGTCAAAGCAGGGTTTGAGATAACCTCAAATGCAGAAGATGCTGATGTGATTGTTGTAAATACATGTGGTTTTATAAACGATGCAAAACAGGAATCCATAGATACCATATTAGATATGGCTGAATATAAGAGCAAAAAATGCAAATTTTTGATAGTAACAGGATGTTTGACACAAAGATACAAAGATGAGATATTAGAACAAATGCCAGAAATTGATGCAATACTTGGTGTGAAAGAAATGTTAAAACTGCCTGAGGTAATAAAAGATTTGTACGAAGGTAAGCAGAAGATAAAAGTGTTCGATGATACTTCTTCTTTTGTATACTTAAGTTCAATGCCAAGAGTGATTGCTACACCCAGTTACTATGCCTACATAAAGATAGCAGAAGGGTGCAACAACAGATGCTCTTATTGCTCCATACCACTTATTAGAGGCAAGTATACAAGCAGACCCATTGAAGATATAGTAAAGGAAGCAAAAGAATTAGCAGAAAAAGGATACCAGGAAATTGTCCTCACAGCTCAGGATACTACAAAGTATGGTTTGGATTTATATGGCAAAAAGATGTTACATGCTTTGCTTGAAGAGCTTGAAAAGATTGAAAAAATCAAGTGGATAAGATTTTTATACTCTTACCCTGAGGATGTGGATGAAAGTCTTATTGAGGTTGTAAAATCTTCTTCTAAAATAGTTAACTATTTTGACATTCCAATTCAGCATATAAATGATAGAATATTAAAACTCATGAACAGAAAAACAACAAAAGAAGGTATAAAAAGGCTGATAGAGAAGATAAGAAGAAGCTTTGATGAGGTTATTATAAGAACAACAGTTTTGGTTGGGTTCCCTACAGAAACTGATGAGGAGTTTGAAGAGCTCTGCAGCTTTTTAAAGTGGGCTGAGTTTGACAGGCTTGGTGCTTTTATGTATTCTCAAGAGGAAGGGACGCTTGCTTCGCAGCTTCCTCAGGTTGACGATGAGGTGAGACAAAGAAGATATGAAAAGGTTTTGAATATTCAGAGAAAAATTTCTAAAAGGCAGAACAAAAAGCGAGTTGGCAGAGAATACGAAGTTGTTATAGAGGCAAAAGATAAAAACAACTTTTATATTGGAAGGAGCCAGTTTGAAGCACCAGAAGTTGACGGAAAAGTTTTGGTGTTTTCTCAAAAGAAACTGACAGCTGGCAAGTTTGTCAAGGTAAAGATACTTGATGCGTTTGAGTATGATTTGGTAGGAGAGATAATTTGA